The Hevea brasiliensis isolate MT/VB/25A 57/8 chromosome 1, ASM3005281v1, whole genome shotgun sequence DNA segment CATTGGTGAGGCCTTTGTCTCATCTGGGCCGGTGTctttgctatgaaagaggaaatggaggctttagatgctaatggtacatgggagctGTTGCCTTTacttggtaagaaagctattggttgcaaatgggtatttactgaTGAGTAAATCCGATGGTTACGTGGCtagattaaaagcacgccttgtagcaaaaggatatgctcagacatatggggttgattactctgacactttttctcctgtagctaaacttacttctgttcgcttgtttatctttttagcagctacatatgattggcccctgcaccaattggatgtcaagaatgctttccttcatgatgatcttcaggaggaggtgtatatggagcaaccgcctcggtttgttgctcagggggagttgggtaaagtttgtaggcttcggaagtctctttatggcttgaaacaaagtcctagggcctggtttgggagattcagtgaagcgatctgagaatttggtatgcaaaagagtaagtgtgatcactcggtATTTTATAAGCAATCGAGGTGGTCTAATTCTCacagtagtctatgtggatgacattatcatcaccgggagtgactctgcagtatttcatctcttaaaaccttcctccaaaccagtttggaccaaagacttgggattattaaagtatttttgggtattgaagttatgagaagtaagaagggtattttcttgtctcaaagaaaatatgtccttgatctaTTGTGAGacagaaaattaggtgctaagccttgtagtgcaccaatgactccaaatttacaagctGTTAGcgaggatagtgagttgtttgaagatccgagagatacaggagattggtaggaaaattgaactaccttcttGTCACTcgtctgacattgcttatgccgttagtgtggtaagtcggtttatgtcttccccaattgTTGCTCATAGGGAAGACTTTGGACAAATCATGTGCTATATGAAGGGAGCTGATGGAAGAGGATTGttttatggtaatcatgggcagttaaatgttgaatgtttttgatGCCGATTggtggatctaaggttgataggaggtcaactctggatattgcgttttgttggaggaaatttggtgtcttggaagagcaagaagcgagtgtagtttctcgatctagtgtgaATCGAATactgagccatggcacaatcgtatgtgaggtaatgtggatatttcaattactagatgagacagttttaagacccccacactgcgaaattgtggtgtgataatcaaagcgctctccatattgcttctaatccggtatttcataagcggaccaaacatattgagattgattgtcactttgttcgtgaaaagattcaacaacagatcatctcaacaggacatatcaaaactggagagcagttaggagatattttcacaaaagctctgaatggagctaggattgactacatttgtaacaagttgggcatgattaacatctatgctccaacttgagggggagtgttatggaaagtcaatcattatattatttctgtgtatattatgtattctgtattcctatttaggatttcttatttaggatttcttcctaattagtataacacaattataggaatcaattgtatataaatacccatgtacagattaattgaaagatatgagaatcatctctttctacagttTCATTACTAGCTACTTCTTTTTTAGGGTCAATGCTTGAGCTGTAATGCTGGACATTATAAACAAGAACCTCAGCTTCAACTATAAGGGTATCTCCCACAAGATACCCTTCTGCAGGATTTCTTAATTTGCTAAGAGGAATGAAAGAGTTGAAACCCCACATGATTCCCAATTCATTGAATACATGTTTTGCTTGTGAATCTGCAAAACATATATAGATTAAGGAGAAAAACAAATGTTTGTAGGCattatgatttaatttataaGGATATATAATCCAATTCACAAAACTTGACTGCAAAACTCATGTTGAACATAGCTCAATATAATACTCGGCCGTAACTCAACTGAGttgataattataaaaaattgaaCTCAAGAATTTATCTATTGTCaaattaaattacaataaaaatcaATACAATACTTGATGTTTTAATATATTTTGCACTTTTTGTTTTTAAGTTCTTcgcaaaataaatattattttctaaCAAATCACTAACATCAAATTATTGATAATTTTTGACATagcaaaaaattaaattatatattatgaaaaattttgaacttgaaataatataaaaattgattTAACTTACTAGCTAGGGTGAGAACGTAAATCCTAATGGCTTCTTTTGGAATATAAATACAAATATTGTAGAGAGTTGCAACTCATACATGGAAAAAGAGTATAGAGTCCAAAGGAAGACAATCATGTTCATTGTTGATAAGACTATTGTCAATATTGATAAGATGCCCTTGATAGTGTACTATGGTGTAAAGCTAGTGCATATATTAGTTATATATTAGCAGCATACGTGCATTTACCATGGTATTTCTTGAGTGCAATTGGATTGATGAGTAGTGATAAAAGTTTTgagtttattaatttatttttattattttaataagggtattttatgtaaaaaaaaatcCCGAGTTTATGCAAATTTCACTAGTTCTTCCCACTATTTGAATACCTAATAATTTAATCCTTAATGTTTAACTTTATTAGTAAATTAATCCTTCTATCAAAATCAATGATTTCAGTAATTAAATAAGATAGAAAACTCATATTTACAATTTGCTtgtgaaaaaagaaaaataaaataaaataaaactgtcTACTTATATGACATgtcttttaaaagaaataataacaCCTCTCAAAGTCAAAATCTCTCACAAAGAAGAACATTGGGAGAGAGAGAAAACCCGGGAGGAGAgacataagagagagagagaaaatggaaaaggTAATTTTGACAATTAAATTTATCATtagattttgactttggttttatCTATGGACCATAGTGTAAACTCAGCTTCAATATTTTATTGTTTCTATGTATTTGATTTTGTAGGAATTATTGGaatttttcaatttatttaaagtatttgaaattatttcattttatttattttataaatgatTTAGGTTCAATATGGCAATTTTAGGATTTGATTTTCAAATCCTAAATGATTTATTGGTGTTcgatgttttttttttatttttaataagctaaaaatatttttttttttgtcttaacTCTCCCTAacgaaaaaagagaaaaagagagattgGGTAgttgagagagagacagagagagagagagagaaccaaTGAGTAGGTCAAACATACGACTTGCAATCCGCAACTCCCCCTTTCCCTCATACCAATTTCTCTCCCCACTCCACCTCCAATCATTGTTTTCAACTAGTGACGCCACTACGAGTGCCGAGTGACTCCATggcacccaaaaaaaaaaaaagcgatgAACAACGACGAAAATGGCAAGAATAGgaggagacaaaaaaaaaaatacctctagaacatttttcacattttcttgATGTTCCCGAGATTGAAAGGACACATCACTGCCAACAAAAAGCTCCTCACTCTCTAGATAACATTTTTTGGCCAACCCCGCCCCTAGACATCACTTGAAATGGCAAAATCAAAAAGTGAAAATTGCAATGCTATGATCTTTCTAGCGCAATTCTGGCCAAATTGCAATGCTAATCAAACAAGCAACCCAAGGGCGCCATCGTGACCCTTGTGGCTTAGACTCATAGATTGTTGAGACTAATTTGACCAATTTTGGGCATATGTCGAAGAATATCAAAAAAATGGAGTTTAGATTCAACATTAAAGGCTCTTGGGCATTAGAAAGGTACCGTCGGATTGATGAAACTCCCTCGAGACCAAACAACAAATTATCTgacatttgttttatttttttaggaTAAAAATTTCACCCACCAATTAAGTGCGTCTAGCATATTTTTTCACGATCACTATAACTGACTCGAGTCAGTTAAGGATGCTCTATTTTTTAGCTTTCCAGTTAGGGATACTAGGAGAAGCATTTGGTTTGCTCGGTTTCGAAccgaaccaaagttgaaaaatcaaaAAACAGATTTTGTATAAAACATCAACTGAAACTAAATTGAATTTTTAGTAATCAAACTGAATTCAATTCAGTTCAATCAGTTTTGAACAAAATGCTACAGAGAGCAAACGATGATGATTTCAGCTTTTAGCAAGCATAAACAATTCCCAATACCCACTACACCACTACCTAACTGTATACTCAATTATTGATTCACAAatcatgataaaaaaaaataaataaataccaaAACATCctcaaatcaaatcaaaaaaaaaaaaaaaataaagttaaaccTAAGAAGTAAATCCCGAAAGAAACCCATATAACAATCCCCATATATTGTTCTTTCAATTGCAGCACCTATGAAGAGATCAATCACAACAGAATTACAAAACCATGAAGAATCGCAAGAGATCCGACCCAACGCATGAAGCAACAAAACAACAATGAGTACAGGATATCTAGTGATATGAAGATATCTAGTGCAATCATGAACAACACAGCAACAATGAAGCTGAAATCTGAGCCTCTACAAAGAAGAAGCAAGGGTAACCAGAGAAAAATAAGCATCGAAGCAACACAGCACACAGGAGCACAATACGAAGAATAAGAAGGAGCTAAGGAAGAGGAGACAAAGGAGGGAGGCGAAATGGTAAAGGTAATTGGAGAAAAAGAAGCATGAGGAGGAGGGAGGGTGTTGTCGAgcgaaaaaaacaaaaagaaaaaaaaaacaatgctAGAGGGCGTAGGAAAGGATGAAAATTCGTAAATGGCACTTGTATACATGGCTAAAGCAATATAGTATTTAGGCAATGGAGAAAATCGGTTGcaatttttttattgaattaactTAATCGAATCAAAAAATCGAATTTTTCAAAAATCTATAACTAAACCTAACTGATTGGATTGAAAAATCAAACGGAATAAATAGAAAAATTTCAGCTTAAATAAAAAACACACAACCCTATCCATCACTCTCTCCACGTTTCCTTTGAAACAAAAGAATGGCTTCTCAAAACCCTACTCCCAAATTCTCTATATCCATAAATGGTCCTACTGAATTATGATTCCCTTTTGTATCTCCGCTCAAACCCGAACCTCAATCCTCATCTTCCAACCTCTTCCTATCATTGACATGCGCAGCCTTAGTGAAAACCTCTTTCCTAACCCCGGATAATACAATCGCCTAACTCTTCTACCCTGCCGAAGCCCATCGAGAAAGTATTAATCTAAATCTCATCGATGAAAATTACAATGTTGACCTCATCTGTAATGTTCATTTCCATTCTCCGCCTGTTTTAGGACGATATTGTCGTCATTGTAGAGAAATTCTGATTGTTTTGATTTACAAATAAATCATAAATTTAATTCTATAATTGATAAATTTAtaactttttaatttaatatacctATAATACAATGAACGAAATTGCAAACCGgtaaaacaatatatatatatacacctaacattattagaaaaaaataataattttatttaaaaatataaaatatttaaaatttcattttaaaagtaaaattgaTTTTATTATATAAGGCCTAATTAGTTGAAATTTTATtgtaacttatttttaattataaacttaattattagtattaaataatatttgacttaataattttattttaataattatgtaTATTAGATTTAAAAAACACATTTGCCCAAAAAATAAGATAATAAAAGTTTCTATGGAAATGCTCATTTTTATTCATATCTCTTATCATTTATTGGCGGGCCAATGATACtaatgtttaaaattttaataaaatacaatttatatttaacataatcaattgaaaattttaatattaacaaaaatTTAATATGATGTTAAAACTAtaagatataaaaataaatattaaactatattattaaaataaataaaaaataatttacacaATATGACtagttaaattttaaagaaaattttagtaGGTAGATTTTGTTTGCACTCATGAGAGGACTAGAAACTTGCAGAAtagataaaaaattattattttttaatattgttaacttatttaattattttttatttttaccctTAAAAAAGACTTAATGTGACAAAAAATACAAACAAAAAGGCTGAATAGACCTCAATTGAAAAATATATCTTATAGTTTAAGGGTTTCAGAatgggattaaaaaaaaaaaggtcttcATATAAACAGCCCAATTTCTTTCTTTCCCACCCCTGTCTCTCTATCTCTCTATCTAGAATTCTTGATGTTAATGCTCTGATTGGGAAATGGAAGTATAAGTTAGGGAGGAAGGAAAAGGCACTCATTGTATATTTGCAACTTTCAGCCCATCTTGCTTGATGAATCCTTAATAAAGTTTTTTATTTGGATAAGGATAGATAagagattttatatatatatatatattgctttaATAAATTAGAGTACCTTTCTTGACTGTGGACCTGCTATCGATTTGATTGACAACTGCGATGCTACATCTTGCTTCTCTACTCCATCCTTTTGGCAAACTTTTTGAACCAGCAACTCCCAGGTATATTGGCAAATAATTCTCATTGTTTCCTTTGGGGAAAATAACCAAACGCCTGCCAAACAACAAATAGAAACAACgtttcaaaaaaaattaaaaaaaaaaagaaaagaaaaggttaGAAAGAAGAGATAAAGAATGCCAATTACAACCACCAGCACAGAAAACTTCTGAAGGCACTATGTCTTCTATCAATTTGAAAAAGTTGTTAATTCTCCATGTGAATTTAAATGGGCCAGCATTCCACATTGCTTTGCCTTCTGCATAATGCAattggtaataataataataataataataatcatatcACACAATCAATAGTCTGAAGaagaaaaaattatgaaaaagtttgAAGTTTTAAGTTTGaattttaattgtactgaaattaataaaaaaaaaatattataatacctTTGTAGAatctaaaattatgaaaaagaaaagccaatataaataattcaaattgttctaattatatgaaatatttcaGATAATATAGCATTTCTCTACTGTGTTTTCCAGGATAAAAATAACAAATAAGGAAATTGTTTATGAAGCAATTTGATTTGATATGATCAAACTAAGAACAACTTAAATACCTGCCATGACTTAATGACTATTGACAAAATCCAAGTTCTTGAAATTCATAAGCTAATCAACTTCTtgctgctatatatatatatatagcgagagagagagagagaagcttTAGTTTCTTGTTAATTTGGTTTTTTCCATATTCTGACCCATttcttaattttcaatttttaagatTCCTTCTTTTCCTTTGTATTAATATGAAGGAATTGCCTGCACACTGTGTGTAGTTTATCCAATTTTTC contains these protein-coding regions:
- the LOC131178600 gene encoding ubiquitin C-terminal hydrolase 12-like; translated protein: MWNAGPFKFTWRINNFFKLIEDIVPSEVFCAGGCNWRLVIFPKGNNENYLPIYLGVAGSKSLPKGWSREARCSIAVVNQIDSRSTVKKDSQAKHVFNELGIMWGFNSFIPLSKLRNPAEGYLVGDTLIVEAEVLVYNVQHYSSSIDPKKEVASNETVERDDSHIFQLICTWVFIYN